The sequence below is a genomic window from Mycobacterium sp. ITM-2016-00316.
GTCAGGTTGGTACGCAGATGAATCAACACCAGCAGCACCTGACCGGTAGCGGCAGGCTCCAGGGTCGCCCGGGGCGTGGAGGCAGCCCTTGCTGGGCCACGGCGCAGACGCTGTGGACCTGGTGGCGGGTGAGGCCGTTGAGCGGCAGCAGGTTTCGCCATCGGTGTGGCCGGGCATTGATGTCGGTGGTCTGTGATTGCATGGGTTTCATGGCACCGACGTGCACCGACACCAGGGCCGCACCCAGCGGCGGTGATGTGGTGGGTGGACTGCGTCGACGGGGCAAGTCGAAGGCGCCGAACTTCAGCTATGACGGTCCGGTGGCGGTGATCCGGCTCGAACTCGACGCCTCGGATGACCGGATGCGGCGGCGACTGGAGCGGCAGTGGGAAGCAGTGTTTCGGCTCCGTCGGGCACTGCAACGCGACGCCGCGGCGCAGTGTCGGGCGTATTGGGCCGCCCACCGTGAACGCGCGGCCGATCCGAAGGCACTGCGCCAGCGTTTGGGGTTGACCCGCAAGGGCATCGAAGCAGCGGCCAAAGGTCATATTGAGGCCAGTGGGTGGATGCGAAATCACCTCACCAAAGCCATCGGTCTGCACGTCGCCGATGAAGTGTGGGAAACGATCGACCGGCACCTGTTCGCTGACTCGTCGGGGCGTCGGCACGGTCGGCCGCATATCGGCGCGTGGTGGGATTTCACCCGCATCCCCGGTCGCGGGCGCTCCCACACGAAGGCGACGCAAACGTGGGAGACTTACCGTCTGGTCGGCACCCTCGACGGGCACCTGGCCGCCCATCGGCACCCATTGCTGCCCGCTGTGGTGCACACCGCGCATCAGGCTGCTGATCAGCCGTCAGGTACCTCGATTCTGGCGCCGCCGGCCCGGATACCGGCGCCGCTGCGGCCCGCAAGTAAGTCGTGGTGGCATCACGATGGCGCACTGGCGGTGGTGTTCACCGGGCTTGGCGCCGGTGATCTCGTGCTACCGGTGCGGCTGGCCCAGGGTGCGGGTCAGTGGCCACACTTGACCCATTTCCTGGCCGATCCGACCATCTGGCACAAGATCGATCTGGCGCGGGTGGCCGACCGCAAAGCCCCTGGAGGCTGGCGCTACTACGCCCACCTGCTGGTGCACCAGGCCGGCTATCAGTCGCCGTCGACCATCGCCCGCCGCGAACAAATTCCGGTCGGCCGGCGGGCCGGGGTGGATGCCAACGTGTCCAACATAGCGGTCGCCTCATTTCGTGATGGCCAGCCCGGCAGGCTGCTCGTCGAGCAGATCGAGTGCACGCCTGCCCAACAGAAGGCCGCCGAGCGGGCCGCCCGCAAGGCTAGGGCACGGCAGAAAGCGCTGGATCGCTCGCGGCGCAACACCAACGCCGCCCAGTACGGCCCCTC
It includes:
- a CDS encoding transposase, which codes for MAPTCTDTRAAPSGGDVVGGLRRRGKSKAPNFSYDGPVAVIRLELDASDDRMRRRLERQWEAVFRLRRALQRDAAAQCRAYWAAHRERAADPKALRQRLGLTRKGIEAAAKGHIEASGWMRNHLTKAIGLHVADEVWETIDRHLFADSSGRRHGRPHIGAWWDFTRIPGRGRSHTKATQTWETYRLVGTLDGHLAAHRHPLLPAVVHTAHQAADQPSGTSILAPPARIPAPLRPASKSWWHHDGALAVVFTGLGAGDLVLPVRLAQGAGQWPHLTHFLADPTIWHKIDLARVADRKAPGGWRYYAHLLVHQAGYQSPSTIARREQIPVGRRAGVDANVSNIAVASFRDGQPGRLLVEQIECTPAQQKAAERAARKARARQKALDRSRRNTNAAQYGPSARQQKRAQRRAAKGLPAREVPNPGGARHARCDGVPLRAYRHDELSQRYRRTRCDHAAEIRRTSQAKQARANALAATIVAAHGNTITVEDCRISTWARLWGKRIALFSPGMLVTALQQECYATGGGFYRASTHATAMSQHCLCGANVPKTLAQRTHECPQCGLRGERDIVSAALAACVKLADPNDPRTARVDYRLAHALRDGLASQQEWEGSVNRHQPPTPSGEGLARTGSHHRVASAEHAAPGLPPNRPRPQRGRRGTSRKQPAPKLIGAA